In Verrucomicrobiota bacterium, the DNA window TGCGAGAAACGCTAGTGCAAATCGTAAATGCAAGAATTGGGAAAATTGATTATTTATTGTTTTCCAAAGATCGTTTTTTTCGTCAGGAATTAAGCCAAGACTTAAGGGAAAAGCAAAAAGGTCTTGTAGCTTCGGGCGCCATGGTTGTTGGAACGGTTGCTACGCCAAGTGGAAACAGTAGAGTCAATCAAGCTCAGATAATGGGTATGGAGGCTGACTTTTGGAAATTTGCGCCTGAGCTGATAGATTGGAAACCAGAAGGTAAAAAAGTAGGTATTAATCAAGCTTTGGCCAATCAGTTGTCAGTTAGACCTGGTGATACCATTGTTCTAAGGATGGAGAGACCTTCCTTGATATCTCGAGATGCGCCTATATCTGGTGGAAGGGATTATCTAGAATCGATTAGATTGGAAGTAGACAGAGTGCTAGATGCAAAATCTTTCGGTCTTTTTAGTTTAAATGCTAGCCATCTAGCTCCATACAATGTGTTTATTGATCAGAAATCACTCGCTAAGACCTTAGGTTTTGAGAGTAAGGCTAATCTACTTCTCATTGGGGATGTTGAAAAGCAGGGCGTTACTTTATGGAGTGAAGCTTTAGAGACTTGCTTCAAGTTACAAGACTTTGCTTTGAATTTAAAAGATCTGAATCATGGTCAGTATGAGCTTTCATCTGATCGTGTCTTTATTGACACTCCTCTGCAAAATAGGTTGTTAAAAGTTAACAATGATTCTTACGGTGTAGTCACATACTTAGTGAATGAGATAAAGCCGTTAGAAGATCATAAAAATTCTTTGTGGACACCTTATTCTATGGTGACTGCAGTTGATCCCAAGCAAGTTGGCTTTTTACCGGATGATTTAGATAATGATGAGGTCGTCATTAATCAATGGTTAGCCGATGATCTAGATCTTTCAATAAAGGATAAGATTGCACTTCGGTATTATGTAGAGGGTGAAAGGCGAGAACTTATAGAGCAAGAAACAGTGATGAACGTTCGTGCTATTTTACCGATGCAAGGACCGCAAATAGATTCTAGATGGATGCCCGATTTTCCTGGAATCTCCGAAGAAGATAATTGTCGCGAATGGGATCCTGGCGTGCCGATTGATTTGGATAAAATTCGTGAGAAAGATGAAGTTTATTGGGATGAGTATAAAGGTGCTCCTAAAGCCTATATGACTTTGGCTAAAGGAAAAAAAATCTGGGGATCGCGTTTTGGAGAGCTAACAGCTATTCGTTACACCGCCAGTAAAAGCCTACGTACTGATTTGAGGTCCAAGATTCAAGGGATGGATCTAGGTCTAATGCTTCTGCCTTTCGCTGAGATAGCGCACAAGGGAGGAAAAGCGCCATTTGATTTCTCAGAACTTTTTTTGAGTTTTAGTTTTTTTATTATTCTGGCTTCAGCTTTTTTAATGGGTCTGTTTTTTGCATTTTCTTTAGAGCAGCGCAGTCGGGAAGTTGGTGTTTACCTTGCTGTTGGCTGGAGTCGAAAAAAAATAAAACAACTGGTTATAACAGAAGGCTTGGGTATGTCTGTTTTAGGATCGATCCTTGGAGTGCTATTAGGCGTAGCCTATACTGTGTTGATGCTTTGGGGACTTGATTCAATTTGGAAGGGAGCTGTTGGTGAGATTGATTTTATTTTCCATATTTCTGCTATGTCTATCATAGTAGGTGTGCTTCTTAGTCTTGGTATAGCT includes these proteins:
- a CDS encoding ABC transporter permease gives rise to the protein MNLLNLTIRNAKFYWRDHLGLVLGASLATTVLLGALGVGDSVRETLVQIVNARIGKIDYLLFSKDRFFRQELSQDLREKQKGLVASGAMVVGTVATPSGNSRVNQAQIMGMEADFWKFAPELIDWKPEGKKVGINQALANQLSVRPGDTIVLRMERPSLISRDAPISGGRDYLESIRLEVDRVLDAKSFGLFSLNASHLAPYNVFIDQKSLAKTLGFESKANLLLIGDVEKQGVTLWSEALETCFKLQDFALNLKDLNHGQYELSSDRVFIDTPLQNRLLKVNNDSYGVVTYLVNEIKPLEDHKNSLWTPYSMVTAVDPKQVGFLPDDLDNDEVVINQWLADDLDLSIKDKIALRYYVEGERRELIEQETVMNVRAILPMQGPQIDSRWMPDFPGISEEDNCREWDPGVPIDLDKIREKDEVYWDEYKGAPKAYMTLAKGKKIWGSRFGELTAIRYTASKSLRTDLRSKIQGMDLGLMLLPFAEIAHKGGKAPFDFSELFLSFSFFIILASAFLMGLFFAFSLEQRSREVGVYLAVGWSRKKIKQLVITEGLGMSVLGSILGVLLGVAYTVLMLWGLDSIWKGAVGEIDFIFHISAMSIIVGVLLSLGIAWVSMFWVLRKQFASSVRESLAGLTHHEFSVRIKPSGKKFRWSWVMIAGAFLSVFVLMLRGQAASGVIQSGMFFGAGALALAGGILVCSEWFIYLAKGANLKNTFGSLSQLAVRNAARRRSRSLVVVGVLACGVFLLISVGLFRKDATVQSEERSFGTGGYVLWGETTVPLYDDLNRTSVQESLGFAGGVLNGVAFLPFRVKEGDEASCLNLNTAQSPRILGVKSQDLESRKAFSFSSKANNQGKGWALLRDNLGERVIPAIGDLNSLTWSLGLKIGDEINYLDDFGEPFRIRIVAAVTGSLLQGSLIIDEEAFRNIFVDEGGYQAFLIDSDEGHSEKVEEELSRVLGDYGMSVTTTWERLARLYAVENAYISMFQVLGGLGLILGSIGVAVTLLRNVMERKVEFSLMRAVGFSKKNVRYLVVKESFHLMAWGLALGVMASLLAVIPALSANWSFSMLLWLFMMMLVLCLMGILFSWRASSFALQRANVQVLRAE